One window from the genome of Sphingomicrobium arenosum encodes:
- a CDS encoding fasciclin domain-containing protein: MKVLVKSALVALPLTLAACGDTGATEEPVSQVDANPETLAGAIPADSRFAEALGAAGLDSLFEGPEPYTVLLPPDSAFPETLPEDKEELAALVTLHILPGTILGEDIAAALDKAEGGELTLPSYGGSDLVVRRDGEELTIAPSSGGAAVALTPGDGPLEDGAVHQVAGLLGA; this comes from the coding sequence ATGAAGGTGCTGGTAAAGAGCGCGCTGGTCGCGCTGCCGCTGACGCTCGCGGCCTGTGGCGATACCGGCGCGACCGAGGAACCGGTCAGCCAGGTCGATGCCAATCCCGAAACGCTGGCGGGCGCGATCCCGGCCGACAGCCGCTTCGCCGAGGCGCTCGGCGCGGCGGGGCTCGACAGCCTGTTCGAGGGGCCCGAGCCCTATACGGTGCTCCTGCCCCCCGACAGCGCCTTCCCCGAGACGCTGCCCGAGGACAAGGAAGAGTTGGCTGCGCTGGTGACGCTGCACATCCTGCCGGGCACGATCCTCGGCGAGGATATTGCCGCCGCGCTCGACAAGGCCGAGGGCGGCGAGCTGACCTTGCCCAGCTATGGCGGCAGCGATCTCGTCGTGCGCCGCGATGGGGAAGAACTGACCATCGCGCCGTCGAGCGGCGGTGCGGCCGTGGCGCTGACCCCCGGCGACGGTCCGCTCGAGGATGGCGCAGTCCATCAGGTGGCGGGACTGCTCGGCGCCTGA
- a CDS encoding ATP-binding protein produces MKHVRLPTPTSAGELRADPVEATAASAEIAAALKGLSKTDRDDQPDSAKAGKKSDTVTDSAGLLADTDDKGAGKQPIVGAAPVAANTPADKASALYRLRDLARWRPVAELRHALDTPLIPMAVAALGLAGLLIGLAVPHPLSPIWIPAAAGLFLFGGVLEMLSLHRRQQCAAKDLAASRRLVKAIAHHASAAILHCDPAGTPVWANAAWRDFARLGPDEALDGMWLSRLNPADAVQFDLLWSRVQITKEDAELEVSAPHPAGSENFALSIHALVEGQRCIGFLVTLDDITSRRRNAEALERSERLYRLVAENSRDIILRLDLEAKVLFASSAADRVLGHAPAALSGQSIRPLVHGHDWPVFTHVLSDLLIGSEPPELRFRLRHADGRWRWVEAMFQLVYDRTGHPREMIATLRDIHRRQLTEDMMTESAAKLRDTNRLLTLAEELAGVAHWRFSFADGGFDHGHQLYRMLGQVPGRLIEARTLLRHLDPAMRSKLFNAVREARRRRSSVECSIHFAVGEDQRHARLALQAERDTKGQVVGLIGITSDITEERRARREMIDARDAARAAASGRAQFLATMSHEIRTPMTGVIGIIDLLRDNPDARARAAHLETLSASAQHLLSILDEILDFSRLDGGHLELAQADFRVETLVAELIDLYAPGARAKGIGLRLEEDIGAPLPACGDPQRLRQVLSNLLSNAIKFTEAGEVVVELSRRSRIDEQCWTIAVRDSGIGMAPTAIPALFEPFAQADDSLSRPRSGTGLGLAIAQRIAKVMGGDIAVESAPRQGSCFTLTLALPVGEEPAVATTRASAAPSRLLDLLVAEDNAVNQMLIRTMLGARGHRVTCVGDGLAAVDAVRGGYFDAVVMDMQMPEMDGIAATRQIRGIEGARGKLPIIALSADASPERRRFYDNAGLDAFLTKPIDRDALLATIETLVGARDGDKEGEGSPPRVAGDVPGKAAKADERATDTLLDHDRLDALDSALGATRLDNLLGLLRVELELRPAQIERAIEAGDFTKLASEAHILKGAAASAGACRVAKVAARLEGALGERSARTLLADLDHVAEATLGAVEEERAARQTQAARSA; encoded by the coding sequence ATGAAACATGTCCGCCTGCCCACGCCAACGAGCGCTGGAGAATTGCGCGCCGATCCAGTCGAGGCGACGGCGGCATCGGCGGAGATAGCGGCGGCCCTCAAGGGGCTGTCGAAGACAGACCGCGATGATCAACCCGACAGCGCCAAGGCGGGAAAAAAGTCCGATACGGTTACGGACAGCGCCGGGCTGCTGGCCGATACCGACGACAAGGGTGCTGGCAAACAGCCAATTGTCGGGGCGGCGCCTGTCGCAGCGAACACGCCGGCCGATAAGGCCAGCGCGCTCTATCGTCTTCGCGACTTGGCACGATGGCGCCCTGTGGCCGAGCTGCGGCATGCGTTGGACACGCCGCTTATCCCGATGGCGGTGGCCGCGCTCGGCTTGGCGGGCCTCCTGATCGGCCTGGCCGTTCCGCACCCGCTTTCTCCAATATGGATACCGGCCGCAGCGGGACTTTTTCTTTTCGGTGGGGTGCTGGAAATGCTGTCCCTGCACCGCCGCCAGCAGTGCGCGGCAAAGGATCTCGCGGCTAGTCGGCGATTGGTGAAGGCGATTGCCCATCATGCCTCCGCCGCCATCCTGCATTGCGATCCGGCCGGCACACCGGTCTGGGCAAATGCGGCGTGGCGCGACTTCGCCCGGCTGGGACCGGACGAGGCACTCGATGGCATGTGGCTGTCGCGGCTCAACCCCGCCGATGCGGTGCAGTTCGATCTCCTGTGGTCGCGGGTGCAGATCACCAAGGAAGATGCCGAGCTCGAGGTGAGCGCCCCCCATCCGGCGGGAAGCGAGAATTTTGCGCTCTCGATCCATGCGCTGGTCGAAGGACAGCGCTGTATCGGTTTCCTCGTCACGCTCGACGATATCACCTCGCGGCGGCGCAATGCCGAGGCGCTCGAACGATCGGAGCGGCTCTATCGGCTCGTCGCCGAGAATAGCCGCGACATCATTTTGCGGCTCGACCTCGAGGCCAAGGTGCTCTTCGCGTCCTCCGCTGCCGACCGCGTGCTTGGCCATGCACCGGCGGCGCTTTCCGGCCAATCGATCCGCCCGCTGGTACACGGGCACGATTGGCCTGTCTTTACCCATGTCCTGTCGGACTTGCTGATCGGCTCGGAGCCGCCCGAATTGCGGTTCCGGCTTCGCCACGCGGACGGGCGCTGGCGGTGGGTCGAGGCGATGTTCCAGCTGGTCTATGATCGCACCGGTCACCCGCGCGAGATGATCGCGACGCTGCGTGACATCCACCGCCGCCAGCTCACCGAGGACATGATGACCGAAAGCGCGGCCAAGCTGCGCGACACCAACCGGCTGCTCACGCTGGCCGAGGAACTCGCGGGCGTGGCGCATTGGCGCTTTTCCTTTGCCGACGGCGGGTTCGACCATGGCCACCAGCTGTATCGGATGCTCGGCCAGGTGCCCGGCAGGCTGATCGAGGCGCGCACCCTTCTACGCCATCTCGACCCCGCGATGCGGTCGAAACTGTTCAATGCAGTGCGCGAAGCGCGGCGGCGCCGGTCGAGCGTGGAATGTTCGATCCATTTCGCGGTTGGCGAGGACCAACGTCATGCGCGGCTCGCGCTGCAGGCCGAACGCGATACCAAGGGGCAGGTCGTCGGGCTCATCGGGATCACCAGCGACATCACCGAGGAACGCCGGGCGCGGCGCGAGATGATCGACGCCCGCGATGCCGCTCGCGCGGCGGCGAGCGGCAGGGCGCAATTTCTCGCCACCATGAGCCATGAAATCCGCACCCCGATGACGGGCGTGATCGGCATCATCGACCTGCTGCGAGACAATCCCGACGCGCGGGCGCGGGCGGCGCATCTCGAGACGCTGTCCGCAAGCGCACAGCATCTCCTGTCGATCCTCGACGAAATCCTCGACTTCTCGCGCCTCGACGGCGGGCATCTAGAGCTGGCGCAGGCGGATTTCCGGGTGGAGACATTGGTCGCCGAGTTGATTGACCTGTACGCGCCTGGTGCGCGGGCCAAGGGGATCGGGCTTCGTCTCGAGGAGGATATTGGCGCCCCCCTTCCCGCCTGCGGCGACCCGCAGCGGCTGCGCCAGGTACTGTCCAACCTCTTGTCCAACGCCATCAAGTTTACCGAGGCGGGCGAGGTCGTGGTCGAACTGTCGCGACGTTCGCGGATCGACGAGCAGTGCTGGACCATCGCCGTGCGCGACAGCGGAATCGGCATGGCGCCCACCGCCATTCCGGCGCTGTTCGAACCCTTTGCGCAGGCCGATGACAGTCTGTCGCGCCCGCGTTCGGGTACCGGTCTCGGTCTCGCCATCGCACAAAGGATCGCCAAAGTGATGGGCGGTGATATCGCGGTCGAGAGCGCGCCGCGGCAGGGCAGCTGCTTCACCCTGACACTCGCGCTGCCGGTCGGCGAAGAGCCCGCGGTCGCGACCACGCGGGCGAGCGCGGCGCCTTCTCGTCTGCTCGACCTGCTCGTCGCCGAGGACAATGCGGTCAACCAGATGCTGATCCGCACCATGCTGGGCGCGCGCGGACATCGCGTGACCTGCGTCGGCGACGGGCTCGCGGCCGTGGATGCGGTGCGCGGCGGCTATTTCGATGCAGTGGTGATGGACATGCAGATGCCCGAAATGGACGGCATCGCCGCGACGCGGCAAATTCGCGGAATCGAAGGTGCACGAGGAAAGCTGCCGATCATCGCCTTGTCGGCGGACGCCTCGCCCGAGCGGCGCCGCTTCTATGACAATGCAGGGCTCGATGCCTTCCTCACCAAGCCCATCGACCGCGACGCCCTCCTCGCGACGATCGAGACTCTGGTCGGCGCGCGCGATGGTGACAAAGAGGGGGAGGGCTCCCCGCCGCGTGTCGCCGGCGACGTTCCCGGGAAAGCGGCCAAGGCCGACGAGCGAGCTACCGACACGTTGCTCGACCATGACCGGCTCGATGCGTTGGACAGCGCGCTTGGCGCGACGCGGCTCGACAACCTTCTCGGCCTGCTGCGTGTCGAACTCGAGCTGCGCCCGGCGCAGATCGAGCGGGCGATCGAGGCAGGCGACTTCACCAAGCTCGCGAGCGAGGCGCATATCCTGAAGGGGGCCGCTGCCAGCGCAGGGGCCTGCCGCGTCGCCAAGGTAGCGGCGAGGCTCGAGGGGGCGTTGGGCGAAAGAAGCGCGCGGACCTTGCTCGCCGACCTCGATCATGTCGCGGAAGCGACGCTCGGGGCGGTCGAAGAAGAGCGCGCTGCCCGCCAGACGCAGGCCGCCCGTAGCGCCTGA
- the dnaN gene encoding DNA polymerase III subunit beta: protein MKATLERAVLLKSLGHVQSVVERRNTIPILSNVLLEAGDNGLRLMATDLDLQVDETVAAEVSQQGATTVPAHTFFDIVRKLPEGAQVELTAADGKMQVLAGRARFNLQTLPRDDFPVIAEGELPHRFELPAATLRQIIDKTRFAISNEETRYYLMGIFFHVTDDAMKAAATDGHRLARVTVEKPEGSDGMPDIIVPKKCVGELRKLLDEVDGTVEVSLSDSKIRFGLGAAVLTSKLIDGKFPDYNRVIPTANDKLLKLDPKSFMAGVDRVATIASEKTRAVKMAVSDNTVTLSVTSPENGVAVEEIPADYKNDGLEIGFNARYLMDILHEIEGDTVEVHLADAAAPTLLREKDDSPALYVLMPMRV from the coding sequence ATGAAAGCGACGTTGGAACGGGCGGTTCTCCTCAAGAGCCTCGGCCATGTTCAATCGGTGGTGGAGCGCCGCAACACCATTCCCATCCTGTCCAACGTGCTGCTCGAGGCGGGCGACAATGGGCTCCGCCTGATGGCCACCGACCTCGACCTCCAGGTCGACGAGACCGTCGCCGCCGAGGTCAGCCAGCAGGGCGCGACCACCGTGCCCGCGCACACCTTCTTCGACATCGTCCGCAAGCTGCCCGAGGGTGCGCAGGTCGAACTGACCGCCGCCGATGGCAAGATGCAGGTCCTTGCCGGGCGTGCGCGCTTCAACCTCCAGACGCTGCCGCGCGACGATTTCCCCGTCATCGCCGAGGGCGAATTGCCGCACCGCTTCGAACTGCCCGCCGCGACGCTGCGACAGATCATCGACAAGACGCGCTTCGCCATCTCCAACGAAGAGACGCGCTATTATCTGATGGGCATCTTCTTCCACGTCACCGACGATGCGATGAAGGCCGCCGCGACCGACGGCCACCGCCTCGCGCGCGTGACGGTCGAGAAGCCCGAGGGCTCGGACGGCATGCCCGACATTATCGTGCCCAAGAAGTGCGTCGGCGAATTGCGCAAGCTGCTCGACGAGGTCGACGGCACGGTCGAGGTCTCGCTGTCGGATAGCAAGATCCGCTTCGGACTCGGCGCGGCGGTGCTGACGTCCAAGCTCATCGACGGCAAGTTCCCCGACTACAATCGCGTCATCCCGACCGCCAACGACAAGCTTTTGAAGCTCGATCCCAAGAGCTTCATGGCGGGCGTCGACCGCGTCGCCACCATCGCCAGCGAGAAGACCCGCGCGGTCAAGATGGCGGTTTCGGACAACACGGTGACTCTGTCGGTGACCAGTCCCGAAAATGGCGTCGCGGTGGAAGAAATACCTGCCGACTACAAGAATGACGGGCTCGAGATCGGCTTCAACGCGCGCTACCTCATGGACATCCTCCACGAGATCGAGGGCGATACGGTCGAAGTGCATCTCGCCGATGCGGCGGCACCGACGCTGTTGCGCGAGAAGGACGACAGCCCCGCGCTCTACGTCCTGATGCCGATGCGCGTCTGA
- the recF gene encoding DNA replication/repair protein RecF (All proteins in this family for which functions are known are DNA-binding proteins that assist the filamentation of RecA onto DNA for the initiation of recombination or recombinational repair.), producing MITRLSLTDFRNHADTLLEPGAGFNVLTGPNGAGKTNVLEAISLLSPGRGLRRAALRTMARGDGDLGFAIAARLGDGADVGVGTQANAPDRRVVRINGAAGAASALAERIAILWLTPAMDRLFLEGAAGRRAFLDRLTLALEPDHARNASIYEQAMRERNRLLSEEERPDAAWLDGLELKMAEAGHALHDARARTVAVLDGAGGGDDDFPAARLSLEGYDGGDLARSLAEGRRRDAAAGRTLSGPHRSDLAVTYGAKGQAAADCSTGEQKALLLGLVLAHADKVRAQRGLDPVLLLDEVAAHLDPDRRAALYDRLAGRGQVFMTGTEPALFDAVGEATRFSVRGGALVRDR from the coding sequence GTGATCACGCGCCTCTCCCTTACCGATTTTCGCAATCACGCCGATACGCTGCTCGAACCGGGGGCGGGGTTCAATGTGCTGACGGGGCCCAATGGGGCGGGCAAGACCAATGTGCTCGAGGCGATCAGTCTGCTCTCGCCCGGGCGCGGTTTGCGGCGCGCGGCGCTCCGCACGATGGCGCGCGGCGACGGGGACTTAGGGTTCGCCATTGCCGCGCGGCTGGGCGACGGCGCCGATGTCGGCGTGGGGACGCAGGCCAATGCGCCCGACCGGCGCGTCGTGCGGATCAATGGCGCTGCGGGGGCGGCATCAGCGCTGGCCGAGCGGATCGCGATCCTCTGGCTCACCCCCGCCATGGACCGCCTGTTCCTCGAGGGCGCGGCAGGGCGGCGCGCCTTTCTCGACCGGCTCACGCTGGCGCTCGAACCCGATCATGCGCGCAACGCCAGCATCTACGAGCAGGCGATGCGCGAGCGCAATCGGCTGTTGTCGGAGGAAGAGCGGCCCGATGCGGCGTGGCTCGACGGGCTTGAACTCAAGATGGCTGAAGCTGGTCATGCGCTCCACGATGCGCGCGCCCGGACGGTGGCGGTCTTGGACGGCGCAGGCGGGGGCGATGACGATTTCCCGGCCGCGCGTCTGTCGCTCGAAGGCTATGATGGCGGCGACCTCGCACGGTCGCTGGCGGAGGGGCGGCGGCGCGATGCGGCGGCGGGGCGGACGCTGTCGGGCCCGCATCGCAGCGATCTTGCCGTGACCTATGGCGCCAAGGGGCAGGCGGCGGCGGACTGTTCGACCGGCGAACAGAAGGCGCTGCTGCTCGGGCTCGTGCTGGCCCACGCCGACAAGGTGCGCGCGCAGCGTGGGCTCGATCCGGTGCTGCTGCTAGACGAGGTGGCAGCGCATCTCGATCCCGATCGTCGCGCCGCTCTCTACGACCGGCTGGCCGGACGGGGACAGGTGTTCATGACCGGCACCGAGCCTGCCTTGTTCGACGCGGTGGGGGAAGCAACGCGGTTCAGCGTGCGCGGTGGCGCTCTGGTTCGGGATCGGTAG
- a CDS encoding DUF2254 domain-containing protein encodes MSRWRWFIMQLTKRIWFRAALIAFLSVLLALAAKRLAPLIPYEFGKIGADAVDNVLTVLASSMLAVTTFSLTAMVTAFSGASQNGTPRATELLVEDAAAQNALSTFLGAFLFAIVGIIALKANYYGVQGRAVLLVGTVIVIAWISIVLLRWIGQLTHFGRVSDTIERVEKKARGAVEDYKGPLKLTGRDARHPAGRAGCAAFPDRSGYVAHVDRSKLSELAERCGVIVHVGAPAGTFVGRDRPLAWTKTVPDEAEEDCDDLPRRLKRAFTVTDSRDFDQDPRFGITVLGEIASRALSPAVNDPGTAIAVLAAGLRVFDRFIDACDEGGSRDLGGVVEPALSLEEMVRDLVIPIARDGAGLVEVQMRLQDVLGSIATRAGEARDAFRHVAEQARDRALDNLDHPDDRERLCEAHEAAFGATDPEPERHRAR; translated from the coding sequence ATGTCACGCTGGCGCTGGTTCATCATGCAGTTGACCAAGCGGATCTGGTTCCGCGCTGCGCTCATCGCGTTCCTGTCGGTCTTGCTGGCGCTTGCGGCGAAGCGGCTCGCGCCGCTCATCCCCTACGAATTCGGCAAGATCGGCGCCGATGCGGTCGACAATGTCCTCACCGTCCTCGCTTCCTCCATGCTTGCGGTCACCACCTTTTCGCTGACCGCGATGGTCACCGCTTTCTCTGGCGCCAGCCAGAATGGCACGCCGCGCGCTACCGAACTGCTGGTCGAGGATGCCGCCGCGCAAAACGCGCTCTCGACCTTCCTCGGCGCGTTCCTGTTCGCCATCGTCGGCATCATCGCGCTCAAGGCCAATTACTACGGCGTCCAGGGCCGCGCCGTGCTCCTCGTCGGCACCGTCATCGTCATCGCATGGATCTCCATCGTGCTGCTGCGCTGGATCGGCCAACTGACCCATTTCGGACGTGTCTCCGACACCATCGAGCGGGTCGAGAAGAAGGCGCGCGGCGCCGTCGAGGACTATAAGGGGCCGCTCAAACTCACCGGGCGCGACGCGCGTCACCCTGCCGGCCGGGCGGGCTGCGCCGCCTTTCCCGACCGCAGCGGCTATGTCGCCCATGTCGACCGCTCGAAGCTCTCCGAGCTCGCGGAACGCTGCGGCGTGATCGTCCATGTCGGCGCCCCGGCGGGTACCTTCGTCGGGCGCGACCGCCCGCTTGCCTGGACCAAGACCGTCCCCGACGAGGCCGAGGAGGATTGCGACGACCTGCCGCGCCGTCTCAAACGTGCCTTCACGGTCACCGACAGCCGCGATTTCGACCAGGATCCGCGCTTCGGCATCACCGTGCTGGGTGAAATCGCCAGCCGCGCTCTCTCGCCCGCCGTCAACGACCCCGGCACCGCCATCGCCGTACTCGCCGCTGGCCTGCGCGTCTTCGACCGGTTCATCGATGCCTGCGACGAAGGCGGCAGCCGCGACCTCGGCGGCGTTGTCGAACCAGCCTTGAGCCTAGAGGAAATGGTGCGCGACCTCGTCATCCCCATCGCCCGTGACGGCGCCGGTCTCGTCGAGGTGCAGATGCGCCTACAGGACGTGCTGGGTTCGATCGCGACGCGCGCAGGCGAAGCAAGGGACGCCTTTCGTCACGTCGCCGAACAAGCCCGCGATCGCGCCCTCGACAATCTCGATCACCCCGACGACCGCGAGCGGCTGTGCGAGGCGCATGAAGCGGCCTTCGGCGCTACCGATCCCGAACCAGAGCGCCACCGCGCACGCTGA
- a CDS encoding S41 family peptidase, producing MASGATAMLGAMPVKGGVAASDADIAVRLLHRYHPGLLRYQTDGEWQRSVAGFRHRFGTATSLDKQFLALARLLGRVRCSHTHINPTNQSETMVAAHLGAARLLPFNFTWHGSRMIVTDDPHGLGLEAGQEISTVNRVPVRGLQRALLGYTRADGALDDKRRALLTVGEARQFETFDWLTAPMRLWGERVLIGLGGKMRVPEERIFDTITLERRRALAPPPLPRDAATAWWTMEKRGGIAVLRMPSWAVFNTDWEWQGWLDAQLDAMAGDGTRGLVIDLRGNEGGYFDCGRALIERIAGAPVPLPAEERLTRLGTVADEDRPYLTTWDDSLYTVGAAFPDAGGGMRRVPIEGERVIRPRGARFAGAVALLVGADNSSATGIFAQLVKENRLGLLVGQETGRNQRGGNGDAFFFARLPASDLSFDIPLVASHVVGFQPNAGTLPDVPVPLAATLRSDGVDVMLEAALRSLGVRG from the coding sequence ATGGCAAGCGGCGCTACCGCGATGCTCGGCGCTATGCCGGTGAAGGGCGGGGTGGCCGCCAGCGACGCCGATATCGCGGTGCGCCTGCTGCATCGTTATCATCCCGGCTTGCTGCGGTATCAGACCGACGGGGAATGGCAGCGCAGCGTCGCGGGCTTTCGCCACCGCTTCGGGACGGCGACTTCGCTCGACAAGCAGTTTCTCGCGCTGGCCCGGCTGCTCGGCAGGGTGCGTTGCAGCCATACGCACATCAATCCCACCAACCAGTCGGAGACGATGGTCGCCGCGCACCTCGGCGCCGCGCGGCTGCTGCCATTCAACTTCACCTGGCATGGGTCGCGGATGATCGTGACGGACGACCCGCACGGGCTCGGGCTGGAGGCAGGGCAGGAAATTTCTACCGTCAATCGCGTGCCGGTCCGAGGCCTGCAGCGCGCATTGCTGGGCTATACGCGTGCCGACGGGGCGCTGGACGACAAGCGGCGCGCGCTGCTTACGGTCGGCGAAGCACGGCAATTCGAGACCTTCGACTGGTTGACCGCCCCCATGCGCCTCTGGGGCGAGCGAGTGCTGATCGGCCTCGGGGGGAAGATGCGCGTGCCGGAGGAGCGCATCTTCGACACGATCACGCTGGAAAGGCGCCGCGCGCTGGCACCGCCGCCCTTGCCGCGCGATGCGGCCACAGCATGGTGGACGATGGAGAAGCGCGGCGGCATCGCGGTGCTGAGGATGCCGAGTTGGGCGGTGTTCAATACGGATTGGGAGTGGCAGGGTTGGCTCGATGCGCAGCTCGACGCCATGGCGGGCGACGGGACGCGCGGGCTTGTGATCGACCTGCGGGGTAACGAGGGCGGCTATTTCGATTGCGGCCGCGCGCTGATCGAGCGGATCGCCGGGGCGCCTGTGCCCTTGCCTGCGGAGGAGCGGCTGACCCGGCTCGGCACCGTGGCCGATGAGGATCGGCCCTATCTGACGACATGGGACGACAGCCTCTACACGGTCGGCGCGGCCTTCCCCGACGCTGGCGGCGGGATGCGGCGGGTGCCCATCGAGGGCGAGCGGGTCATTCGTCCGCGAGGGGCCCGCTTTGCGGGCGCCGTCGCGCTGTTGGTCGGGGCCGACAATAGCTCGGCCACGGGGATCTTCGCGCAGCTGGTCAAGGAAAACCGGCTCGGACTGCTGGTGGGGCAGGAAACGGGGCGAAATCAGCGCGGCGGCAATGGCGATGCCTTCTTCTTCGCGCGCCTGCCGGCGAGCGATCTTTCGTTCGACATTCCTCTGGTGGCGAGCCACGTGGTGGGCTTCCAACCCAATGCCGGGACCCTTCCCGACGTCCCCGTGCCGCTGGCCGCGACGCTGCGATCCGACGGGGTGGATGTGATGCTCGAGGCAGCGCTCAGGAGCCTTGGCGTTCGGGGCTGA